One window of the Alphaproteobacteria bacterium genome contains the following:
- a CDS encoding N-acetylneuraminate synthase family protein has product MTEVVQIGDRLVGDGQPVYLIAEIGINHNGDIDLAKRLIDKAVEAGFDAVKFQKRTVEVVYTADELAKPRESPFGTTNGDLKRALEFGDKEYAEIDQYCREKQIQWFASPWDVGSIDFLEKYDPPCYKVASAMLTDDVLLKKLKETGRPILVSTGMSSSEEIDHAMDVLKEAPVVIFHCTSTYPSDDKELNLSVIAALRERHNVPIGYSGHEVGVMPSVMAVAAYAACTVERHITLNRAMFGSDQAASIEPHGMDQLVKYIRMWPTVKGDGVKRVYESEIPIRDKLRRVG; this is encoded by the coding sequence ATGACTGAAGTTGTACAGATCGGAGACAGGCTGGTCGGCGACGGCCAGCCCGTCTATTTGATCGCAGAGATTGGGATAAATCACAACGGTGACATCGACCTGGCCAAGCGCCTGATCGACAAGGCTGTAGAGGCCGGTTTTGATGCAGTGAAGTTCCAGAAGCGCACGGTGGAGGTCGTTTACACAGCAGATGAGCTCGCTAAGCCTCGCGAGTCCCCGTTTGGGACTACGAATGGAGACCTAAAGCGGGCGCTCGAATTCGGCGACAAGGAGTATGCCGAAATCGACCAGTATTGCCGCGAGAAGCAAATCCAGTGGTTCGCTTCTCCATGGGATGTTGGGAGCATTGATTTCCTCGAGAAATACGACCCACCTTGTTACAAGGTCGCGTCGGCGATGCTCACTGACGATGTGCTGCTGAAGAAGCTAAAGGAAACCGGTCGTCCCATTCTGGTATCGACCGGAATGAGTTCATCGGAGGAAATCGATCACGCCATGGATGTCCTCAAGGAAGCGCCTGTCGTGATCTTTCACTGCACTTCCACGTATCCGAGCGACGACAAGGAACTCAATCTCTCGGTCATCGCCGCCCTACGGGAACGGCACAACGTGCCGATCGGCTATAGCGGTCATGAAGTAGGTGTTATGCCGTCCGTGATGGCGGTTGCCGCCTATGCTGCGTGCACGGTTGAGCGTCATATAACGTTGAATCGGGCGATGTTCGGAAGCGATCAGGCCGCAAGCATCGAACCACACGGCATGGATCAACTTGTCAAATATATCCGCATGTGGCCTACCGTAAAAGGCGATGGGGTCAAGCGAGTCTACGAAAGTGAGATTCCCATCCGCGATAAGTTGCGCAGGGTCGGCTGA
- a CDS encoding polysaccharide pyruvyl transferase family protein, with protein MKLLHLANSLSTNIGNGALILGTERVLDEDLGPIEWLREPWDDYTFERRKFDDTFVEKVNATDGLLVGAAVAINGRPYLANGGMRLDLPPPLWAKVRKPIIVYGISYRHWPGQPFHHLEKLRETVRVLLDRPDCFFSVRNDGTKQWLEELLGISDERIREVPDPAIYVPKSQVEAAELEPGRPNIIFAPNGEDSDLRFGSRGNASEYRQRILGAVARVLTSVVERTNANIILVPHYLDDYGMISELWPMLPPRIAHQNTVSTGLRRIGSTEEFYGLYAGADVAISMRVHSMSPSIGLGVPMVPLVTQDRMRAFLSRASLEDFVVDAFSDDLEEQLLSLTLGCLEKPDFVRGHFKRTMTRFREESRESHQQIRKTLGV; from the coding sequence GTGAAACTGCTCCATTTAGCCAACTCTCTCAGCACGAATATCGGAAACGGGGCGCTGATTCTCGGCACCGAAAGAGTGCTCGACGAGGATCTGGGTCCTATTGAATGGCTCCGAGAGCCCTGGGATGACTACACGTTCGAGAGGCGGAAGTTCGATGACACTTTCGTCGAGAAGGTAAACGCCACCGACGGCCTGCTCGTTGGAGCCGCAGTCGCAATCAATGGACGACCGTATCTCGCAAATGGCGGCATGCGTCTCGACCTACCGCCACCCCTGTGGGCTAAAGTGCGCAAGCCGATTATCGTTTACGGAATATCCTACCGCCATTGGCCCGGCCAACCCTTCCATCATTTGGAAAAGCTGCGCGAAACAGTTCGTGTTCTGTTGGACAGGCCAGATTGTTTCTTCTCCGTCCGCAACGATGGCACCAAGCAGTGGCTCGAAGAACTGCTAGGGATTTCCGACGAGCGCATCCGGGAGGTACCTGACCCCGCAATCTATGTGCCTAAATCGCAAGTGGAAGCGGCGGAATTAGAGCCAGGCCGTCCCAACATCATCTTTGCGCCGAACGGCGAAGACTCCGACCTACGTTTTGGGAGCCGCGGCAATGCGTCCGAATATCGTCAGCGCATTCTCGGTGCAGTAGCTAGAGTCTTAACCTCTGTCGTCGAACGGACCAACGCCAATATCATTTTGGTGCCGCACTATCTCGATGATTACGGAATGATCTCGGAATTGTGGCCAATGTTGCCGCCTCGAATCGCGCATCAGAATACAGTGTCTACCGGGCTGCGCCGGATTGGTTCGACTGAAGAGTTCTACGGTCTTTATGCGGGTGCAGACGTAGCGATCAGTATGCGAGTGCATTCAATGTCGCCATCGATCGGGCTCGGTGTGCCCATGGTCCCACTGGTGACGCAAGACCGGATGAGGGCATTCCTGAGCCGTGCCTCGCTTGAGGACTTCGTCGTCGATGCGTTTTCAGACGACTTGGAGGAACAGCTTCTATCGCTCACTCTTGGTTGCTTGGAGAAGCCAGACTTTGTTCGTGGTCACTTCAAGCGGACGATGACGAGGTTCCGTGAGGAAAGCCGGGAATCACACCAACAAATCCGCAAGACACTGGGCGTTTAG
- a CDS encoding FkbM family methyltransferase, with product MNNLLDQAPLCVVDVGCAGGIDPTWRHAECGGAMFFFGFEASPEQFAKLADNSASFHQIAVSNRDGELEFHASGTVGSVSERPDREQLFGESFTKVTVQCRTLISLRAEGVVPSLDVLKIDVEGHELEVLEGAKDLLKNETVAVKLEFPFDTSKKGSFVDLHSLLGHAGFRLFGLSYGQDLVGAIEGGDGIYLMSIENILEGPRPRQRVIKAFANAICIRQFDYARILVTRATENGIIEESEARVLRRQSDRLVALTDIFPFSFGRAAAFAGLLSQLLAGRYARAKSTPKSNRLVPSKRLFIPINRFFRAKQRLKAARVLDVHRIKYASASRDDTPR from the coding sequence ATGAACAACCTCCTCGATCAGGCCCCCCTCTGTGTAGTTGACGTGGGTTGTGCCGGCGGAATCGACCCGACATGGCGACATGCCGAGTGTGGCGGGGCGATGTTTTTTTTCGGTTTTGAAGCCAGCCCCGAGCAGTTCGCAAAGCTCGCTGACAACAGCGCTTCATTTCACCAAATAGCGGTTTCGAATAGGGATGGCGAACTCGAGTTTCACGCTTCCGGGACCGTTGGATCAGTAAGCGAGCGACCGGATCGAGAGCAATTATTTGGAGAGTCGTTTACAAAGGTCACAGTTCAATGCCGAACACTGATCTCCTTGCGCGCTGAGGGTGTCGTCCCATCACTTGACGTCTTGAAGATCGATGTCGAAGGGCATGAGCTTGAGGTTCTGGAAGGCGCTAAGGATTTATTGAAGAATGAGACAGTGGCTGTGAAGCTCGAGTTCCCGTTCGACACATCTAAGAAAGGTAGTTTCGTCGATTTGCATTCGCTTTTGGGTCATGCTGGGTTTCGGCTTTTTGGGCTGTCTTATGGCCAAGATTTAGTTGGCGCGATAGAAGGCGGCGACGGAATTTACCTAATGTCTATTGAGAACATTCTGGAAGGACCCAGGCCGAGGCAACGAGTCATCAAAGCGTTCGCGAATGCGATCTGCATACGACAGTTTGATTACGCCCGGATCCTCGTTACTCGGGCGACTGAGAACGGCATTATTGAGGAATCCGAGGCCCGCGTGTTGCGAAGGCAATCAGATCGGCTCGTGGCACTTACCGATATTTTTCCGTTTTCATTCGGTCGCGCTGCGGCCTTTGCGGGGTTGCTTAGTCAGTTGCTGGCCGGTCGGTATGCTCGGGCAAAGTCGACGCCGAAGTCTAACCGTCTTGTGCCAAGCAAACGGCTTTTCATACCGATCAACCGGTTCTTTCGGGCAAAACAACGACTGAAAGCGGCGCGCGTTCTCGATGTCCATCGCATCAAGTACGCGAGTGCTTCGCGCGATGACACGCCCAGGTAG
- a CDS encoding MBOAT family O-acyltransferase codes for MSVVLPLGISFFTFQQIAFLVDAYRGRASENSLLDYSIFVAFFPQLIAGPIVHHKEMMPQFAQSALQGPNLDNIAKGAFIFAIGFWKKVAVADTLSLWVVQGFGNAQSLNFIEAWTTALAYTFQIYFDFSGYADMAIGAALMFNIALPINFFSPYKAQSIRDFWQRWHISLSNFLRDYVYIPLGGNANGPPRVYLNLAATFLIGGLWHGAGWTFIIWGALHGAAMVFHRIWSLHGLRLPSTLAWATTFLFVVVTWVFFRADTLADALAILRAMIGLNGIVLPPQLAPLLGNLSVFDVRFSTYWFTKIDWESVKYAFALIPCLLIFVTVFRNSVELAERFAFSWRTGLLTAAGYSLGFALVYRGGEFIYYQF; via the coding sequence GTGTCCGTCGTCCTTCCCTTGGGAATTAGCTTCTTCACTTTCCAGCAAATTGCTTTCCTCGTGGATGCCTACCGGGGGCGCGCCTCGGAGAACAGCCTCTTGGACTACAGCATTTTTGTCGCGTTTTTCCCCCAACTGATTGCCGGACCAATTGTGCATCACAAGGAGATGATGCCGCAGTTCGCGCAAAGTGCCTTACAGGGCCCGAATCTCGACAACATCGCCAAGGGCGCGTTCATCTTCGCAATCGGATTTTGGAAAAAGGTGGCGGTCGCGGATACGCTTTCCCTTTGGGTCGTGCAAGGCTTCGGCAATGCGCAATCGCTGAATTTTATCGAAGCATGGACAACAGCGCTCGCCTACACGTTCCAAATTTATTTTGACTTTTCAGGCTATGCAGACATGGCGATCGGCGCGGCCCTCATGTTCAACATTGCGTTGCCGATTAATTTCTTCTCGCCCTACAAAGCACAAAGTATTCGCGATTTTTGGCAGCGCTGGCATATCTCGCTATCGAATTTTTTGCGCGACTACGTGTACATCCCACTTGGCGGCAATGCGAACGGGCCGCCTCGGGTATACCTAAATCTAGCAGCGACCTTTCTAATCGGTGGCCTCTGGCATGGCGCCGGGTGGACGTTCATTATTTGGGGCGCGCTTCACGGTGCCGCCATGGTTTTCCATCGAATTTGGTCGCTGCACGGACTTCGTTTGCCATCGACACTCGCCTGGGCAACAACCTTTCTTTTTGTGGTGGTAACTTGGGTCTTCTTTCGCGCGGACACGCTTGCTGATGCGCTCGCCATTCTGCGCGCCATGATTGGCCTCAACGGCATCGTTTTACCGCCACAACTGGCGCCTCTACTTGGAAATTTGAGCGTATTCGACGTACGGTTCAGCACCTACTGGTTCACCAAGATAGACTGGGAGTCGGTGAAGTACGCCTTTGCTCTGATTCCGTGCCTCCTTATTTTTGTCACGGTGTTCCGAAACTCGGTAGAGCTTGCCGAGAGATTTGCTTTCTCGTGGCGTACCGGTCTCCTTACGGCGGCGGGGTATTCACTAGGGTTCGCCTTGGTCTACCGCGGCGGTGAGTTCATCTACTACCAATTCTGA
- a CDS encoding DUF4910 domain-containing protein: MSDKAKSGAQWACREDIGEALYGFVSTLFPYCRSLTGSGVRQTLSAIRALLPELDIHEVPSGSKAFDWTVPEEWTIRSAWLESPDGTRVVDFEDSNLSVVSYSEPIDAIIPLAELQPHLHSLPQLPDAVPYVTSYYKRSWGFCMPDRIRRGLPEGDYRAFIDSSLKPGSLSYGEFYLPGERPEEVLISTYVCHPSMANNELSGPAVATYLARWLATEKRKFSYRFVFVPETIGTLVYLSRNLDALKARMVAGFVLTCIGDEGDYSYLSSRAEGTLADRVARHVLRHHTDQPKTYSYLERGSDERQYGFPGIDLPVCSLMRTKYGEYLEYHTSLDDLSFVTPAGLSGGYHLARQCVEYIEANELYVATTLGEPQLSRYGLYPTTGGRKASDEARLTLNVLAYADGRNDLLAIADRLQQPMADVVAAAAALKNAGLIDTRGSRTTRNRDELRP, from the coding sequence ATGTCTGACAAAGCGAAAAGCGGTGCGCAGTGGGCATGCCGAGAAGATATCGGCGAGGCCTTGTACGGGTTTGTCTCCACACTGTTCCCATACTGCCGGTCTTTGACCGGAAGCGGTGTTCGGCAGACCCTCTCAGCCATAAGGGCGTTGCTGCCCGAACTCGACATCCACGAAGTGCCAAGCGGATCCAAGGCATTCGACTGGACCGTTCCGGAGGAATGGACAATCCGGTCGGCGTGGTTGGAGAGCCCCGATGGTACGCGAGTCGTCGATTTCGAAGACTCCAATCTGTCCGTCGTGAGTTATTCCGAGCCTATTGACGCGATCATACCGCTTGCCGAACTCCAGCCGCATCTGCACTCTCTTCCGCAACTCCCTGACGCTGTCCCCTATGTCACGTCGTACTACAAGCGGAGTTGGGGGTTTTGCATGCCGGATCGGATTCGCCGCGGACTGCCGGAGGGCGATTACCGAGCCTTCATAGACAGCTCGCTCAAGCCAGGGTCTCTTTCGTATGGGGAGTTCTACCTACCCGGCGAGAGGCCCGAAGAGGTACTCATCTCGACCTATGTATGTCATCCTTCGATGGCCAATAACGAGCTCTCAGGGCCGGCCGTCGCCACCTACCTGGCGCGCTGGCTTGCGACCGAGAAACGCAAATTTTCTTACCGGTTTGTCTTCGTACCCGAGACGATTGGAACGCTAGTCTATCTGAGTCGAAACCTAGACGCGCTGAAAGCGCGCATGGTGGCAGGCTTTGTCCTAACCTGCATCGGCGACGAGGGCGATTACTCCTATCTGTCTTCTCGAGCAGAGGGCACACTAGCCGACCGGGTTGCCAGGCATGTCTTGCGCCATCATACAGACCAGCCGAAGACCTACAGCTACCTTGAGCGAGGCAGTGACGAACGGCAATACGGATTTCCGGGTATCGACCTGCCGGTTTGCTCGCTGATGCGCACGAAGTATGGCGAATATCTGGAATACCATACGTCGCTGGACGATCTTTCGTTTGTCACGCCGGCTGGACTTTCCGGCGGCTATCACCTTGCTAGGCAGTGTGTGGAATATATCGAAGCGAACGAGTTGTACGTCGCAACGACGTTGGGAGAGCCGCAGCTTTCTCGTTACGGCCTCTACCCCACGACAGGGGGGAGAAAGGCCAGTGATGAGGCGCGCCTGACCCTGAACGTGCTCGCCTATGCAGACGGTAGAAACGATTTGTTGGCGATCGCCGACCGCCTCCAACAACCAATGGCCGATGTTGTAGCGGCAGCTGCCGCGTTGAAGAACGCGGGACTAATTGACACACGGGGTTCCCGCACGACAAGAAATAGAGATGAGCTCAGACCCTAA
- a CDS encoding asparagine synthase-related protein, giving the protein MGSIEQSAGEVPSPGEQPSFLIEIIRGTRTLTWASFSDGWFADVAHARFRPKPFFVQIDDHRVCVLGNPILGECIDKMGAAKLVARGASDSELSEINGEFLLIHADVGNRTLRAINCRFAYPTLYYAVFDDLVVLGTTFADVWERLASLGRAQLDTSTVFDFLNYKRVFGDKTPEKNTKLLVPSSIIEIKLGSTKVRQYWRPNFKNKSRIGVQDAATLLLEGVRGSLRRRTSEEGRYSLFLSGGMDTRLLLSSLESIGKEFTCFTIAAFENREVRVAKEAAAMVGMPHVFVAAPETHYQSTFARAARVGAGQYVPMCMFIGLEEQIAPYADIGFHGHGFDYFFQGMYLPRWNPRIGGHTLFFRLPQHLPTNIVGHFANSISYRVRPDHDFFDAAFRKQEEERLRAELDSIYDEALDVADEPTDVWEYLSFSNLARHYSCADHWGINTLLEQRTPSFDNDLYHLYQTLPSSLRFDARIQRTALTLASPQLANLAAANHRFPIRYSSARRTVSQIEDFALRRLGLREEPGDDRFERMGIPYDHLLKTQWKPFLEDFVKGPSLEALDFLQRDRLRVYVKDILASPALPDYGTSQVLVGLLTIDQLLRRL; this is encoded by the coding sequence ATGGGCTCGATAGAACAATCTGCCGGCGAAGTCCCTTCACCGGGGGAGCAACCCTCGTTTCTCATCGAGATTATCCGAGGCACCCGAACCTTAACGTGGGCTTCCTTTTCGGACGGCTGGTTCGCCGATGTCGCACATGCTCGTTTTAGGCCAAAGCCCTTCTTTGTGCAGATCGACGACCATCGGGTATGCGTTCTTGGCAACCCAATACTCGGCGAATGCATCGATAAGATGGGGGCCGCAAAACTTGTCGCGAGGGGCGCGTCGGATAGCGAACTCTCGGAGATCAACGGGGAGTTCCTCCTGATCCACGCAGATGTTGGCAACCGCACCCTCCGAGCGATCAATTGCCGATTCGCGTATCCGACACTCTACTACGCTGTATTTGACGACTTAGTCGTGCTCGGAACAACTTTTGCTGATGTTTGGGAGCGCCTAGCATCGTTGGGACGGGCTCAACTCGACACCTCGACTGTGTTCGACTTCCTCAACTACAAGAGGGTCTTTGGCGACAAGACACCGGAGAAAAACACCAAGCTATTGGTTCCTTCAAGCATCATCGAAATCAAACTAGGAAGTACGAAAGTTCGTCAGTACTGGAGACCGAACTTCAAGAACAAGTCGCGAATCGGAGTCCAAGACGCAGCAACTCTACTGTTGGAGGGAGTGCGGGGATCGCTTCGTAGGAGAACCAGCGAAGAAGGACGGTATTCCTTATTTCTGTCTGGCGGAATGGATACTCGACTGCTTCTTTCCAGCCTTGAGAGCATCGGAAAAGAGTTTACCTGCTTCACCATTGCAGCATTCGAGAACCGCGAAGTTCGTGTCGCGAAGGAAGCAGCCGCAATGGTCGGCATGCCGCATGTCTTCGTAGCGGCGCCAGAAACCCACTATCAATCAACATTCGCCAGGGCCGCCCGTGTTGGCGCGGGACAATACGTGCCCATGTGCATGTTCATAGGTTTGGAAGAACAGATAGCGCCTTACGCCGACATAGGATTTCACGGCCATGGTTTTGACTACTTCTTCCAAGGTATGTACTTGCCCAGGTGGAACCCACGTATTGGGGGCCACACGCTCTTCTTTCGGCTGCCGCAACACCTGCCCACCAATATCGTTGGCCACTTCGCAAATTCAATTTCTTATCGAGTAAGGCCAGACCACGACTTTTTTGACGCCGCGTTTAGAAAGCAGGAAGAAGAACGGCTGCGTGCCGAACTCGATTCGATCTACGATGAAGCGCTTGATGTTGCAGATGAGCCCACTGATGTGTGGGAGTACCTCTCCTTTTCGAACCTGGCGCGTCACTACTCGTGTGCAGATCATTGGGGAATAAACACGCTGCTCGAACAAAGAACGCCATCCTTTGACAACGACCTTTACCATTTGTACCAAACTCTCCCATCTAGCCTGCGCTTCGACGCGCGCATTCAACGCACAGCTCTCACACTAGCTAGTCCCCAATTGGCAAACTTAGCCGCCGCGAACCACCGATTTCCGATCCGATATTCTTCGGCCCGACGCACCGTGAGCCAGATTGAAGACTTTGCGTTGCGACGCCTGGGCCTTCGCGAGGAACCAGGAGACGACAGATTTGAACGCATGGGTATTCCATACGACCACCTGCTCAAGACGCAGTGGAAGCCCTTTCTTGAAGATTTTGTGAAAGGACCGTCTCTAGAGGCGCTAGATTTTCTTCAGAGGGACCGACTCCGAGTATACGTCAAAGATATTCTCGCCTCACCGGCGCTGCCTGACTACGGAACGAGCCAAGTGTTGGTTGGGCTATTGACCATCGACCAACTCTTGCGCCGACTTTAG
- a CDS encoding Gfo/Idh/MocA family oxidoreductase, producing the protein MKILICGLGSIGQRHARLLRQVGGKGLQLSCFRARGLDLVISDRLTADKGVSPEKLYGLTRFDDLALALADRPDAVFVTNPISMHVETALAAARAGAHVFVEKPLGHSRKNLIELRQALAERSLVGMVGYQLRFHPAIQIIKDELENGAIGRLVSAEFHFGEWLPGMHPYEDYRESHAARQDQGGGVILCLSHEIDIAMWLVGRPNRVYCVGGHLSNLELDGVEDTAVITMSCDVEGRTIPVTVGLDFLQKPPRRFLHLVGESGVIHWDYYDNLVIVEEAAGGLKRIHEFPGFARNAMFEAEIRNFLDAIQGRGNVRIAIEDGIAATEVCLAARDSMNSGRAIDL; encoded by the coding sequence ATGAAGATACTAATCTGCGGTCTTGGCTCGATCGGACAACGTCATGCCCGATTGCTGCGTCAGGTCGGTGGGAAGGGTCTCCAGCTTTCCTGCTTTCGTGCCCGGGGTCTCGACCTAGTGATTTCGGACCGACTGACGGCAGATAAGGGCGTTTCCCCCGAGAAGTTATACGGTCTAACCCGTTTTGATGACCTCGCGTTGGCGCTGGCGGATCGCCCCGATGCCGTGTTCGTGACTAATCCTATCTCGATGCACGTCGAGACGGCACTTGCGGCCGCTCGTGCCGGCGCGCATGTCTTTGTCGAGAAGCCGCTTGGCCATAGCCGAAAAAACTTGATCGAGCTTCGCCAGGCTCTGGCGGAGCGTTCGCTTGTCGGAATGGTCGGGTATCAACTTCGCTTTCATCCCGCGATCCAGATCATAAAGGATGAGTTGGAGAACGGTGCGATCGGACGTCTTGTTTCGGCAGAGTTCCACTTCGGGGAGTGGCTTCCAGGCATGCACCCATATGAGGACTACCGGGAGAGCCATGCTGCGCGACAGGATCAGGGCGGCGGGGTGATTTTATGCCTCAGTCATGAGATCGACATTGCCATGTGGCTGGTCGGTCGACCGAACAGAGTGTACTGCGTCGGTGGCCATCTTTCCAACCTGGAGCTCGATGGCGTCGAAGATACCGCCGTCATCACGATGTCTTGTGACGTTGAAGGTCGAACGATACCGGTGACGGTCGGTTTGGATTTTTTGCAGAAGCCACCGCGTCGTTTCCTCCACCTCGTTGGTGAGTCGGGAGTGATTCATTGGGATTACTACGACAATTTGGTCATTGTCGAAGAGGCGGCTGGCGGGTTGAAACGGATTCACGAGTTTCCGGGCTTTGCCCGCAATGCGATGTTCGAAGCAGAGATCAGGAATTTTCTTGACGCGATTCAGGGAAGGGGCAATGTCCGGATCGCCATCGAAGATGGGATCGCGGCAACCGAGGTTTGCCTTGCGGCGCGCGACTCGATGAATTCCGGCCGAGCTATCGATCTCTAG
- a CDS encoding SDR family oxidoreductase, with the protein MTSVFPALVLDRFDLNGRVAVITGAAGLLGLRHARALASLGADLLLMDSHAPRLESAVAAVKEEFPVRCIGIPGDISKRKDVEGACKTGIAEFGRIDILINNAANNPHVGSSSPGVEWSRFENYPMETWDADIAVGLTGAMLCCQTFGAEMANRESGVILNIASDLALIGPDQRLYRKVGVPDDQQPAKPVSYSVVKAGLIGLTRYLATYWADKNVRVNAISPGGVFVDQDPGFRVKLESLIPLGRMAQPEEYMAAVAFLVSDASSYMTGANLVIDGGRTAW; encoded by the coding sequence GTGACAAGTGTTTTCCCAGCCTTGGTACTAGATCGCTTTGATCTAAATGGGCGGGTTGCCGTCATTACAGGTGCCGCGGGATTGCTCGGCTTACGCCATGCCCGCGCGTTGGCATCTCTGGGCGCTGACCTCCTACTCATGGATTCCCATGCGCCGCGGCTTGAGAGCGCTGTCGCAGCAGTCAAAGAAGAATTTCCAGTTAGGTGTATTGGTATTCCTGGGGATATCAGCAAACGCAAAGATGTCGAAGGTGCCTGCAAAACCGGAATAGCGGAGTTCGGCAGGATCGATATTCTCATCAACAATGCTGCAAATAATCCGCATGTCGGGTCGAGCAGCCCCGGCGTCGAATGGAGCCGTTTCGAGAACTACCCGATGGAGACTTGGGATGCCGACATTGCGGTTGGTCTGACAGGGGCGATGCTTTGTTGTCAGACTTTCGGTGCTGAGATGGCTAATCGCGAGAGCGGCGTCATACTCAACATAGCTTCAGACTTGGCGCTCATTGGGCCCGACCAGCGGCTCTATCGCAAAGTTGGCGTTCCGGATGATCAGCAGCCGGCAAAGCCGGTTTCGTATTCTGTGGTGAAGGCAGGGCTCATTGGCCTGACGCGGTATTTGGCAACGTATTGGGCCGATAAGAACGTCAGGGTCAACGCTATTTCACCGGGCGGCGTGTTTGTGGATCAAGATCCGGGGTTTCGGGTGAAGCTAGAGAGCCTTATTCCGCTTGGACGCATGGCTCAGCCAGAGGAGTACATGGCCGCGGTGGCTTTCTTGGTTTCCGACGCGTCCAGTTACATGACGGGCGCCAATCTGGTGATCGATGGCGGTAGAACCGCATGGTAA
- a CDS encoding radical SAM protein, protein MNVMVHPSTPSAQGLEAALKRVDSRSLPDVVNAELTNNCNLMCAKCPTYEAGRGRGYMSRDRFVKILEDIRLGRDQVASMGLSGGGEAILHPEVFDFIALARDVPNLAGVHAATNALGLTPEAGRSLLEAGLTSLKISLDTNDPKLFLRYNRVDGYEQVVENISRFFEIRKAGDYQCRAELKVTLYKKDEAFMREMREKWEPIVGTVRFTGMHNWLGLRGANPKMIRTTPCQIPWNEVQILWDGQITLCCFDTMEGFINMGNVDDISLTDYWKTSETMRSLRRAQLTSDFKDHPVCGNCGVNEYERDI, encoded by the coding sequence ATGAATGTAATGGTTCACCCAAGTACACCGAGCGCACAGGGTTTGGAGGCTGCTCTTAAGCGTGTTGACAGTCGTTCATTGCCTGACGTTGTAAATGCTGAACTGACAAACAACTGCAACCTAATGTGCGCCAAATGTCCGACCTATGAAGCTGGCCGAGGGCGCGGCTACATGTCTAGGGACCGTTTTGTTAAGATTCTGGAAGACATTCGTCTTGGACGGGACCAAGTGGCGAGCATGGGGCTTAGCGGTGGCGGTGAAGCCATTCTTCATCCAGAAGTTTTCGATTTTATTGCACTGGCGCGCGACGTTCCAAACTTGGCTGGTGTCCATGCAGCAACGAATGCGCTGGGGTTGACGCCCGAGGCGGGGCGGTCGCTCTTAGAGGCAGGGCTAACAAGCTTGAAAATCAGTTTGGACACAAACGACCCGAAGCTCTTCCTGCGCTACAACCGCGTTGATGGCTATGAGCAAGTTGTCGAGAACATCAGCCGCTTCTTCGAGATTAGAAAGGCCGGAGACTATCAGTGCCGCGCGGAACTGAAGGTTACCTTATACAAGAAGGACGAGGCCTTTATGCGTGAAATGCGCGAGAAATGGGAGCCAATCGTTGGGACGGTTCGCTTCACCGGAATGCATAATTGGCTGGGTCTGCGCGGTGCCAATCCGAAGATGATCCGGACAACTCCGTGTCAGATTCCCTGGAACGAGGTGCAGATATTGTGGGACGGTCAGATTACCCTTTGCTGCTTTGACACAATGGAGGGTTTCATCAACATGGGGAATGTCGACGATATCTCGCTGACCGATTACTGGAAGACCAGCGAAACCATGCGCTCATTGAGGCGCGCTCAGCTGACATCTGACTTCAAGGACCATCCGGTATGCGGCAACTGTGGCGTTAACGAATACGAGCGAGATATCTAA